One genomic window of Malaciobacter molluscorum LMG 25693 includes the following:
- the nuoF gene encoding NADH-quinone oxidoreductase subunit NuoF produces the protein MLVKVVSKNFDIPNSHKLEVAKANGRYSSIEKLFSMQPDEVTEEVTKSSLRGKGGGGAPCGPKWKLMPKDDPRPAYLIVNGDESEPGTFKDRQIFQYDPHLLIEGIICSSYAINAHDAYIYVRGEYKWFIDRLNEAIKEAYDDGIIGEKVMGHDYRMDITVHRGGGAYICGEKSALIESLEGKRGHPRLKPHGKECEWFFDNPATVNNVETIATVPFIVENGYQAYTAYGTEKSPGTMLFAMSGPVKNPGVYELAFGNKMIDVINQIGGGMQDGKKLKAVIPGGSSCPILTAKEVEKAVLDYESMWDIGSTLGTGGMMIIDDSMNMVDVAKNIIEFYHHESCGQCTPCREGCGWIDKILAKVLAGEGTKKDLETILEVCDTMNGKTICVFAPAVKDIIKSILIKFEDEFIKEIK, from the coding sequence ATGCTAGTAAAAGTAGTAAGTAAAAATTTCGATATTCCTAATTCACATAAACTAGAAGTGGCAAAAGCTAACGGAAGATACTCTTCAATAGAAAAACTTTTTTCAATGCAACCAGATGAAGTTACAGAAGAAGTTACTAAATCTAGTTTAAGAGGAAAAGGTGGAGGTGGTGCTCCATGTGGACCAAAATGGAAACTAATGCCAAAAGATGATCCAAGACCTGCTTATTTAATAGTTAACGGTGATGAATCTGAACCAGGAACATTTAAGGATAGACAAATATTTCAATATGATCCACATCTTTTAATTGAAGGTATAATTTGTTCTTCGTATGCGATTAATGCTCATGATGCATATATTTATGTTAGAGGTGAATATAAATGGTTCATTGATAGATTAAATGAAGCAATAAAAGAAGCATATGATGATGGAATTATTGGTGAAAAAGTAATGGGACATGATTATAGAATGGACATTACTGTACACAGAGGTGGTGGAGCATACATTTGTGGTGAGAAATCTGCACTAATTGAATCGTTAGAAGGTAAACGTGGACATCCAAGATTAAAGCCACATGGAAAAGAATGTGAATGGTTTTTTGATAATCCTGCAACTGTTAATAATGTTGAAACAATCGCTACTGTACCTTTTATAGTAGAAAATGGTTATCAAGCATATACAGCATATGGTACAGAAAAATCACCAGGAACTATGTTATTTGCCATGAGTGGCCCAGTTAAAAATCCTGGAGTTTATGAACTAGCTTTTGGAAATAAAATGATTGATGTAATTAATCAAATTGGTGGAGGGATGCAAGATGGAAAGAAATTGAAAGCTGTAATCCCTGGAGGTTCTTCATGTCCAATTTTAACTGCAAAAGAAGTTGAAAAAGCTGTTCTTGATTATGAATCAATGTGGGACATAGGTTCAACTCTTGGTACAGGAGGGATGATGATCATAGATGATAGTATGAATATGGTTGATGTAGCTAAAAACATAATCGAATTCTATCATCATGAATCTTGTGGCCAATGTACTCCATGTCGAGAGGGTTGTGGTTGGATAGATAAAATACTTGCAAAAGTATTAGCTGGTGAAGGTACTAAAAAAGATTTAGAAACAATTTTGGAGGTTTGTGACACAATGAATGGTAAAACAATCTGTGTGTTCGCACCGGCTGTTAAAGATATTATAAAAAGTATTTTAATTAAATTTGAAGATGAATTTATAAAAGAAATAAAATAA
- a CDS encoding citrate synthase, with product MAKNTMTLTDNRTGASYEYNIIDGTRGPSVVDIRTFYKDSGMFTYDPGYTSTASCESKITFIDGENSELRYRGYDITELAGKRSYLDVSYLLMMGRLPSEEESKNFDLEIRHRSFLNEGIIRLFDALPDGAHPMATMGAATTALSAFYKDHLHLEDEEEFKTMRRRILAKMPTIAAMAYRNSIGTPLIYPDVNRYFTENFLYMLRSYPGGKMKYLGNGLNDEIKQVEVDALDAILTLHADHEQNASTTTVRNVGSTEAHPYVAISSGIAALWGSAHGGANEKVMDQLRLIGDVKNVPEYIARAKDKNDPFRLMGFGHRVYKNRDPRAETLKKLQDQLKEELNLDSKLLDIAHAVEEAALSDDYFKERGLYPNIDFYSGVILTALKIPVAMFTPIFVIGRIPGWISQWSELKQDPSHKIARPRQLYTGN from the coding sequence ATGGCAAAGAATACAATGACATTAACTGATAATAGAACTGGTGCTTCTTATGAATATAATATTATTGATGGTACAAGAGGACCAAGTGTTGTAGATATTAGAACATTCTATAAAGATTCAGGCATGTTTACATATGACCCAGGTTATACTTCAACTGCATCTTGTGAGTCTAAAATTACATTTATTGATGGTGAAAATTCTGAATTAAGATATAGAGGATATGATATTACAGAACTCGCAGGAAAAAGATCATACCTTGATGTTTCTTATTTATTAATGATGGGAAGATTGCCATCTGAAGAAGAATCAAAAAACTTTGATTTAGAGATTAGACATAGATCATTTTTAAATGAAGGAATTATTAGATTATTTGATGCACTTCCAGATGGTGCACATCCAATGGCAACAATGGGTGCAGCAACTACTGCATTATCAGCATTTTACAAAGACCACTTACATTTAGAAGATGAAGAAGAATTCAAAACAATGCGAAGAAGAATTTTAGCAAAAATGCCTACTATTGCAGCAATGGCATATAGAAATTCTATTGGAACACCATTAATTTATCCAGATGTAAATAGATATTTCACAGAAAACTTCTTATACATGTTAAGATCATATCCAGGTGGAAAAATGAAATATCTTGGAAATGGATTAAATGATGAAATTAAACAGGTTGAAGTTGATGCACTTGATGCAATTTTAACTTTACATGCAGATCATGAACAAAATGCTTCAACTACAACAGTTAGAAATGTAGGTTCAACTGAAGCTCATCCGTATGTAGCAATTTCTTCAGGGATTGCAGCGTTATGGGGAAGTGCACATGGGGGAGCTAATGAAAAAGTAATGGATCAACTAAGATTAATTGGTGATGTTAAAAATGTACCTGAATATATTGCAAGAGCAAAAGATAAAAATGATCCATTTAGACTTATGGGATTTGGACATAGAGTTTATAAAAATAGAGATCCAAGAGCTGAAACTCTTAAAAAATTACAAGATCAATTAAAAGAAGAATTAAACCTTGATTCTAAACTATTAGATATTGCACATGCAGTTGAAGAAGCAGCATTAAGTGATGATTATTTTAAAGAAAGAGGATTATATCCAAATATTGACTTTTATTCTGGTGTTATATTAACAGCACTAAAAATCCCAGTAGCTATGTTTACACCTATTTTTGTGATTGGAAGAATTCCAGGATGGATTTCACAATGGTCTGAATTAAAACAAGATCCTTCACATAAAATAGCAAGACCAAGACAACTATATACAGGTAACTAA
- a CDS encoding 2Fe-2S iron-sulfur cluster-binding protein, which produces MSEIVKISVNGEELEAPKGGLLIDTLLDEKIHIPHFCYHQALGKDGNCRMCMVEIEGQKRPQIACDTPIKDGMIVRTKGENIEKVRRDILELELINHPIDCPTCDQAGECKLQDYYMQSGFYESRVNVDSKNNARKRVDLGANVMLDQERCVLCTRCVRFCSDITGTNELGVINRADHSVIGTFPGRPLSNPYAMNVVDLCPVGALTSKDFRFKQRVWFLETFDAICNGCSKGCNIHVDHRKEKYKDDQIFRFRPKVNKSVNGHFICDEGRLSYHEENKNRFLTPIVDSKESTLENSLAAMFKLIATNENILFIVSPNLSCEELQNINSLASLTNSSVSGYSPNYIDNSFGDDYLKKSDKSANRSAFKEYNINEDEDDFNNKLNNATLVVIFDNNYFDENLTLLDNKKVVTCFSHNCLTIRKSNVAIPVSSFYEKSGTYINCDGIKQKVVSKMNKENPALSVTSLLEELKSMVEKGNI; this is translated from the coding sequence ATGAGTGAAATAGTAAAAATATCAGTAAATGGTGAAGAATTAGAAGCTCCAAAAGGAGGACTTCTAATTGATACTTTATTAGATGAGAAAATACATATTCCTCATTTTTGCTATCATCAAGCACTAGGGAAAGATGGAAATTGTAGAATGTGCATGGTTGAAATTGAGGGACAAAAAAGACCTCAAATTGCATGTGATACACCTATTAAAGATGGAATGATTGTAAGAACAAAAGGTGAAAATATAGAAAAAGTTCGAAGAGATATTTTAGAACTTGAACTAATAAATCACCCTATTGATTGTCCAACGTGTGATCAAGCAGGAGAATGTAAATTACAAGATTATTATATGCAATCAGGTTTCTATGAATCAAGAGTGAATGTTGATAGTAAAAATAATGCGAGAAAAAGAGTAGACCTTGGTGCTAATGTAATGCTAGACCAAGAAAGATGTGTATTATGTACAAGATGCGTAAGATTTTGTTCTGATATAACAGGAACAAATGAACTTGGAGTAATAAATAGAGCAGACCATTCTGTAATTGGAACTTTTCCTGGTCGTCCTTTATCTAACCCTTATGCTATGAATGTAGTTGATTTATGTCCTGTTGGTGCATTAACAAGTAAAGACTTTAGATTTAAGCAAAGAGTATGGTTTTTAGAGACTTTTGATGCTATTTGTAATGGTTGTTCAAAAGGTTGTAATATCCATGTTGATCACAGAAAAGAAAAATATAAAGATGACCAAATATTTAGATTTAGACCAAAAGTAAATAAATCTGTAAATGGACACTTTATTTGTGATGAGGGAAGATTATCTTACCATGAAGAGAATAAAAATAGATTTTTAACTCCAATAGTAGATTCAAAAGAATCAACTTTAGAAAATTCATTAGCAGCAATGTTTAAATTAATAGCAACAAATGAAAATATCTTATTTATTGTTAGTCCAAATTTATCATGTGAAGAGCTTCAAAATATAAACTCTCTTGCATCTTTAACAAACTCAAGTGTTTCTGGATATTCTCCTAACTATATTGATAATTCTTTTGGTGATGATTATTTAAAAAAGAGTGATAAGAGTGCAAATAGAAGTGCTTTTAAAGAATATAATATCAATGAAGATGAAGATGATTTTAATAATAAATTAAATAATGCTACTTTAGTTGTAATATTTGATAATAACTATTTTGATGAAAATTTAACTTTATTAGATAATAAAAAAGTTGTAACTTGTTTTTCACATAATTGTTTAACAATTAGAAAATCAAATGTTGCTATTCCTGTTTCATCATTTTATGAAAAAAGTGGAACTTATATAAATTGTGATGGTATTAAACAAAAAGTTGTATCTAAAATGAATAAAGAAAATCCAGCTTTAAGTGTAACTTCTTTATTAGAAGAATTAAAAAGTATGGTTGAAAAAGGAAATATATGA
- a CDS encoding complex I subunit 1/NuoH family protein — translation MTTVSIIAIIINITISLTLATGMTPVLVWWERRVAGFIQDRAGPNRCNIGPIRLGGLIQSIADMLKLVFKEDFTPSHIKYKFFFSLAPIILFFCVFLTFGVIPFADNLVIDGQSIMMQALPIQLGVMWFLAYAGLSTYGIILGGYSSGSKFGILSSIRATAQVISYEAAMALSVVSMLLTYGSIHLGDIVASQGDTLLGFIPSWGVFMQPLAALIFIVTAFAETNRTPFDIAEGESEIVAGYHTEYSAMKFGLFQVGELAAMCAASAIIVTLFFGGYQIPWLDTQTLKDNIDYVMIAIMIIVPLKIFFLTKWMKKNNNWGDSNNIRSKETAILTKLFWAIAIIIVALFAWFLSTGLSTNGVAITVAVLQVLTFIVKFLLVALVFIWIRWTLLRFRYDQLQMLGWKVLLPLSLLNIVITATYIVVTGS, via the coding sequence ATGACAACAGTTTCTATTATAGCAATTATAATTAACATAACTATTTCCCTTACTTTAGCAACAGGGATGACTCCTGTTTTAGTATGGTGGGAAAGAAGAGTTGCAGGTTTTATTCAAGATAGAGCTGGACCAAATAGATGTAATATAGGACCTATTAGATTAGGTGGATTAATACAAAGTATTGCTGATATGTTAAAACTTGTATTTAAAGAAGATTTTACTCCTTCACATATTAAATATAAGTTTTTCTTCTCATTAGCACCAATTATACTTTTTTTCTGTGTATTTTTAACTTTTGGTGTAATACCTTTTGCAGATAATTTAGTAATAGATGGACAATCAATCATGATGCAAGCATTACCTATTCAACTAGGTGTTATGTGGTTCTTAGCTTATGCAGGATTATCAACATATGGTATTATTCTTGGTGGTTACTCTTCTGGAAGTAAATTTGGTATTTTAAGTTCAATTAGAGCAACAGCACAAGTTATTTCATACGAAGCTGCAATGGCATTATCAGTTGTATCAATGTTATTAACTTATGGTTCTATTCATTTAGGTGATATAGTTGCCTCTCAAGGAGATACTTTATTAGGATTTATTCCTTCATGGGGTGTATTTATGCAACCACTTGCTGCATTAATTTTTATTGTAACGGCTTTTGCAGAAACAAATAGAACTCCATTTGATATTGCAGAAGGTGAATCAGAAATTGTTGCAGGTTATCATACAGAATATTCTGCAATGAAATTTGGACTTTTTCAAGTTGGAGAATTAGCTGCAATGTGTGCAGCCAGTGCAATAATTGTAACTTTATTTTTTGGTGGATATCAAATACCTTGGTTAGATACACAAACATTAAAAGATAATATTGATTATGTAATGATTGCTATAATGATAATAGTTCCGCTTAAAATATTCTTTTTAACAAAATGGATGAAAAAGAATAATAATTGGGGAGATTCAAATAATATTAGATCAAAAGAAACTGCAATTTTAACAAAATTATTTTGGGCAATTGCAATAATTATTGTTGCACTATTTGCATGGTTTTTATCTACAGGATTAAGTACAAATGGTGTAGCTATTACAGTAGCAGTTTTACAAGTATTAACATTTATAGTTAAATTTTTACTAGTTGCATTAGTATTTATTTGGATTAGATGGACATTACTTAGATTTAGATATGACCAACTTCAAATGCTTGGTTGGAAAGTGTTATTACCTTTATCTTTATTAAATATAGTAATAACAGCAACATATATTGTAGTTACAGGAAGTTAA
- a CDS encoding NuoI/complex I 23 kDa subunit family protein, with amino-acid sequence MGIKVVPRHGQSLKDKLYLPAIAGGMKTTFTHFFKNLKDTSNLRTMSYPEVQPNDLNERYRGVHRLTKWSDGSEKCVACYMCATACPAECIFIDAEERFDGVAEKRPKQFKIDLLECVYCGYCVEACPCDAIRMDTGIFSFTGSKREDFVVDKQYLMSNERSKDLNDG; translated from the coding sequence ATGGGAATAAAAGTAGTACCAAGACATGGACAGTCATTAAAAGATAAACTATATTTACCTGCTATTGCAGGTGGTATGAAGACAACTTTTACACATTTTTTCAAAAACTTAAAAGATACATCTAATTTAAGAACTATGTCATACCCAGAAGTACAACCTAATGACTTAAATGAAAGATATAGAGGTGTACATAGACTTACAAAATGGTCTGATGGTAGTGAAAAGTGTGTAGCATGTTATATGTGTGCAACAGCTTGTCCTGCAGAATGTATTTTTATTGATGCAGAAGAGAGATTTGATGGAGTTGCAGAAAAAAGACCTAAACAATTTAAAATTGATCTTTTAGAGTGTGTTTATTGTGGATATTGTGTAGAGGCTTGTCCATGTGATGCAATCAGAATGGATACAGGTATTTTTTCATTTACAGGATCAAAAAGAGAAGATTTTGTTGTAGATAAACAATACCTTATGTCAAATGAGCGTTCAAAGGATTTAAATGATGGCTGA
- a CDS encoding NADH-quinone oxidoreductase subunit J family protein, which translates to MMADIIFLALSAFAIAGAIAMLTNKSPIYSALGLLITMLSIGGLFALLSASFLFMVQIIVYAGAIMTLILFILMFLNIKEEDLPNEPKKYPLIGLGLILMIPLNILVLKAVSNLPSKDLNITNSDFGDIKPVGIALYNNWLISFELISILLLVALVGSIVLAKRRKPKEKRGEQQ; encoded by the coding sequence ATGATGGCTGATATTATTTTTCTTGCATTAAGTGCTTTTGCAATTGCTGGTGCAATAGCAATGTTAACAAATAAAAGCCCAATATATAGTGCATTAGGTTTATTGATTACTATGTTATCTATTGGTGGTTTATTTGCATTATTAAGTGCAAGCTTTTTATTTATGGTTCAAATAATAGTATATGCAGGTGCAATTATGACTCTTATACTTTTCATTTTAATGTTTCTTAATATTAAAGAAGAAGATTTACCGAATGAACCTAAAAAATACCCTTTGATTGGATTAGGTCTTATTTTAATGATACCTTTAAATATTTTAGTATTAAAAGCTGTATCAAATCTTCCTAGTAAAGATTTAAATATAACAAATTCAGATTTTGGGGATATTAAACCAGTGGGAATTGCATTATATAATAATTGGCTAATATCTTTTGAATTAATTTCTATTTTACTTTTAGTAGCATTAGTAGGTTCAATTGTTCTTGCAAAAAGAAGAAAGCCTAAAGAAAAAAGAGGAGAACAACAATGA
- the nuoK gene encoding NADH-quinone oxidoreductase subunit NuoK, whose amino-acid sequence MISLTSYAFVSMILFSIGVIGVIARRNIFVIYMSIELMLNGITLFFVTFARYHFNLDAQIISILVIAIAAAEAAIFLSVIILLFRSKKSLDTDVFNTLTQGENS is encoded by the coding sequence ATGATAAGTTTAACATCATATGCATTTGTTTCAATGATACTATTTTCAATAGGGGTTATTGGGGTTATTGCAAGAAGAAATATTTTTGTAATATATATGTCAATTGAATTAATGCTAAATGGAATTACACTATTTTTTGTAACATTTGCTAGATATCATTTTAATTTAGATGCACAAATAATTTCTATATTAGTAATCGCTATAGCAGCAGCAGAAGCAGCAATATTTTTATCAGTTATAATTTTACTATTTAGATCTAAAAAATCACTTGATACTGATGTATTCAATACTCTAACACAAGGAGAAAATTCATGA